Proteins from one Natrinema salinisoli genomic window:
- a CDS encoding ATP-dependent DNA helicase produces MTNWRTVFGHEQPYDPQVDGIETAIDTGRDGGYTVIEGACGTGKTMIALTAGIELVRDPDTDYERVLVLTSVKQQLRQFEEDLETINENLPADWDPISGHTLVGKADVCPYNREGAAGIDDGNVYDRCETLRDRTRDLTGEGGETTAQNLAARARSQQIGLADSGSQSKNTFLETAGEPTPYPPNLPEYGEGGPVGAETEYCPFYAQYLEDLPDDEEDGSAAEAVPYDFTDAGMVTPEELVARSVKHGTCPHSVMGAALGEVEVMMGNYYHAFDPRTVGSFTGALLDDSTYVVCDEAHMLEPRVRDLVSEGVADSTLRDAETELSRVIQPIKFEREGRQAEGGSKTADADLVRGELADSDVSFEELNRILEFVRDLREELDRRVTAHLDRNYRGWQSNLNDLRDEELPLRDPGQPAEDELSEWASEAGYGDADWVRAEAVGAIVERVLNEAEDEDRTRAAPAVGRVLGEWYRRGHTDYFREIELERTWDDTEPADSWRRAYNARLSLHNCVPSDAIGDRLGTFGGGILMSATLEPMDAFTEVTGLQYLEHEEDRPVVERRYGLHFPRENRESFAVAAPKFTYDNRGSPGEDNPTRRSYADAISKVAHLPGNVLVGMPSYAEAEWTAGVLEDRVDKPVLLDAASDDETTQSLKDDFFAGEGKVLVTSLRGTLTEGVDYSGDRLAAAVVCGVPIVNTSSPRTKAVRRAYDDEFGDGFTYALTIPAVRKARQAIGRVIRSPEDVGVRVLLDERYARDSWDSVRPYLPDDGEFQTVSPDMLDVGLERFRSRLTPQ; encoded by the coding sequence ATGACGAACTGGCGGACGGTGTTCGGTCACGAGCAGCCCTACGATCCCCAGGTCGACGGCATCGAGACGGCCATCGACACCGGACGGGATGGCGGCTACACCGTCATCGAAGGGGCCTGTGGCACCGGGAAGACGATGATCGCACTCACCGCGGGGATCGAACTCGTGCGCGATCCCGACACCGATTACGAACGCGTGCTCGTGCTCACGAGCGTCAAACAGCAACTGCGCCAGTTCGAAGAAGATTTAGAGACGATCAACGAGAACCTCCCCGCCGACTGGGACCCGATTTCGGGACACACGCTCGTCGGAAAGGCCGACGTCTGTCCGTACAACCGGGAGGGCGCGGCAGGGATCGACGACGGCAACGTCTACGACCGCTGCGAGACGCTCCGGGACCGAACCCGCGACCTCACCGGGGAGGGCGGCGAGACGACCGCCCAGAACCTGGCCGCCCGCGCTCGCAGCCAACAGATCGGACTGGCCGACAGCGGGAGCCAATCGAAGAACACCTTCCTCGAGACCGCCGGCGAACCGACGCCCTACCCGCCGAATCTCCCCGAGTACGGCGAGGGTGGTCCCGTCGGCGCCGAAACCGAGTACTGTCCGTTCTACGCGCAGTACCTCGAGGACCTGCCGGACGACGAGGAGGACGGTTCGGCGGCGGAAGCGGTTCCGTACGACTTCACCGACGCCGGGATGGTGACGCCAGAGGAGCTGGTCGCCCGCTCGGTCAAACACGGCACCTGCCCCCACTCCGTGATGGGGGCCGCCCTCGGCGAGGTCGAGGTCATGATGGGGAACTACTACCACGCCTTCGATCCCCGAACGGTCGGCTCCTTCACCGGCGCGCTGCTCGACGACTCCACGTACGTCGTCTGCGACGAAGCTCATATGTTGGAACCGCGCGTGCGCGATCTCGTCAGCGAGGGCGTCGCCGATAGCACCCTCCGAGACGCCGAAACCGAGCTCTCGCGAGTCATTCAGCCGATCAAGTTCGAGCGCGAGGGTCGACAGGCCGAAGGCGGCTCCAAGACCGCCGACGCGGATCTCGTCCGCGGGGAACTCGCGGACAGCGACGTCTCCTTCGAGGAGCTCAATCGGATCCTCGAGTTCGTTCGCGACCTCCGGGAGGAACTCGATCGGCGGGTCACCGCCCACCTCGACCGGAATTACCGCGGCTGGCAGTCGAACCTGAACGACCTCCGCGACGAGGAACTCCCCCTCCGCGATCCGGGCCAGCCCGCCGAGGACGAACTCTCGGAGTGGGCGAGCGAAGCGGGGTACGGCGACGCCGACTGGGTTCGCGCCGAGGCCGTCGGCGCGATCGTCGAACGCGTCCTGAACGAGGCCGAAGACGAGGACCGAACCCGCGCTGCACCCGCGGTCGGCCGCGTGCTTGGCGAGTGGTACCGCCGCGGCCACACCGATTACTTCCGCGAGATCGAACTCGAGCGAACCTGGGACGACACCGAGCCCGCGGACTCGTGGCGCCGCGCCTACAACGCCCGACTCTCCCTGCACAACTGCGTCCCCAGTGACGCGATCGGCGACCGGCTCGGCACGTTCGGCGGCGGCATCCTGATGAGCGCGACGCTCGAGCCGATGGACGCCTTCACCGAGGTGACCGGACTCCAGTACCTCGAGCACGAGGAAGACCGACCGGTCGTCGAGCGGCGATACGGACTCCACTTCCCCCGAGAGAACCGCGAGAGCTTCGCGGTCGCCGCGCCGAAGTTCACCTACGACAATCGCGGCAGTCCCGGGGAAGACAATCCGACGCGACGGTCCTACGCCGACGCCATTTCGAAAGTCGCGCACCTCCCCGGCAACGTTCTCGTCGGGATGCCCAGTTACGCCGAAGCCGAGTGGACCGCCGGCGTCCTCGAGGATCGGGTCGACAAGCCGGTCCTGCTCGACGCCGCGAGCGACGACGAGACCACGCAGTCGCTCAAGGACGACTTCTTCGCCGGCGAGGGGAAGGTGCTCGTCACGAGTCTGCGAGGGACGCTGACCGAGGGCGTCGACTACAGCGGCGACCGCCTCGCCGCCGCGGTCGTCTGCGGCGTCCCGATCGTCAACACCTCGAGCCCGCGGACGAAGGCCGTTCGCCGCGCCTACGACGACGAGTTCGGCGACGGCTTCACGTACGCGCTGACGATTCCCGCAGTACGGAAGGCCCGGCAGGCGATCGGCCGCGTCATCCGCAGCCCCGAGGACGTCGGCGTTCGCGTCCTCCTCGACGAGCGCTACGCCCGCGACAGCTGGGACTCGGTCCGGCCGTACCTGCCCGACGACGGCGAGTTCCAGACGGTGAGTCCCGACATGCTCGACGTCGGCCTCGAGCGGTTCCGCTCCCGTCTCACCCCGCAGTAG
- a CDS encoding DUF7521 family protein — MRDYALFIAAANTATVLTGGAVALLAYRAFRRTGSAALRAVAVGFGTIVGGSVLGGGVHLLGGAVALGVVLQSTVTAVGFGILLYSLYTETAAVTEKTKISI, encoded by the coding sequence ATGAGGGACTACGCGCTCTTCATCGCAGCCGCGAACACGGCGACGGTACTCACAGGTGGGGCAGTCGCACTGTTGGCCTATCGAGCGTTTCGACGAACGGGCTCGGCGGCACTCCGGGCAGTCGCCGTCGGGTTCGGTACCATCGTCGGCGGCTCGGTACTCGGCGGCGGGGTTCACCTCCTCGGCGGCGCAGTCGCGCTCGGCGTCGTCCTCCAGAGCACGGTCACCGCAGTCGGGTTTGGGATCTTGCTGTACTCGCTGTACACCGAAACGGCGGCCGTGACCGAGAAAACGAAGATATCAATATGA
- a CDS encoding FAD synthase translates to MTDKSEREGTRVVAQGTFDLLHPGHVHYLEEAAAMGEELHVIVARADSISHKQEPVLPGEQRREVVAALDAVDHARLGHPEDFSVPIREIDPDVLVLGHDQHHDEDEIEGLLAEWGIDCRVERASGLEPSGDHRYSSSDIVEEVLAERGRDGPRTAVELDADD, encoded by the coding sequence ATGACAGATAAGTCGGAACGGGAAGGAACGCGGGTCGTCGCACAGGGAACGTTCGATCTCCTCCATCCGGGTCACGTCCACTACCTCGAGGAAGCCGCCGCGATGGGCGAGGAACTGCACGTCATCGTCGCCCGTGCGGACAGCATCTCCCACAAACAGGAGCCCGTCCTGCCGGGCGAGCAACGCCGGGAAGTCGTCGCCGCTCTCGACGCGGTCGATCACGCTCGTCTCGGCCATCCCGAGGACTTCTCGGTCCCCATCCGGGAGATCGATCCCGACGTGCTCGTCCTGGGACACGATCAACACCACGACGAAGACGAAATCGAAGGACTGCTCGCGGAGTGGGGAATCGACTGTCGCGTCGAGCGAGCGAGCGGGCTCGAGCCGTCGGGCGATCACCGGTACTCGAGTAGCGACATCGTCGAGGAGGTGCTCGCGGAACGGGGACGGGACGGGCCGCGAACGGCCGTCGAACTGGACGCCGACGATTGA
- a CDS encoding carboxypeptidase-like regulatory domain-containing protein: MKVTRQLRLEVERREVAVRTPITVRVRDHRRQPVEGALVTTETKSVRTDGRGLCRLQFDSPGFWKLTARKGPSERVAYEPASTLVRVVPNEAALRPYRPAKPR, encoded by the coding sequence ATGAAAGTTACTCGGCAGCTCCGGCTCGAGGTCGAACGCCGAGAGGTGGCCGTCCGGACCCCGATCACCGTTCGCGTTCGCGATCATCGACGGCAGCCGGTCGAGGGAGCCCTCGTCACGACCGAGACGAAATCCGTCCGAACGGACGGCCGAGGGCTGTGTCGACTACAGTTCGATTCGCCCGGGTTCTGGAAGCTCACCGCGAGGAAAGGACCGAGCGAGCGCGTCGCGTACGAGCCGGCGTCGACGCTCGTTCGCGTCGTCCCGAACGAAGCCGCACTCCGTCCGTATCGGCCCGCGAAACCGCGATAG
- a CDS encoding SLC13 family permease: MLVVFGIIVIALVLFITEWLPIDVTAILIMVLLMVLGVDGVVNFTEISTEEGTSGFSNSATITVLAMLILSSGISQTGVVQIIGRKMSAFAGDDLNKQLLATIGVSGPISGFINNTPVVAILVPVISDIAHKGKTSPSKLLIPLSYASMFGGMLTLIGTSTNILASDVSGRLLGQPFSMFEFTKLGIVVLVVGSLYLMTIGHRLLPERVPVEEDYIQEYAIEEYLTEVVVDEGSPIVGTTVKDAIDHVEFDADILQVVRDGDEFIEPISQKTIREGDLLRLRADRDTVQQFVDRGTLSLAGNPETVDELEPDDISERTLVEIVVPRGSFLVGESLETSTFRQRYDATVLAFRSRGETVRDHMDERRIRVGDTLLVQAAPDSIDRLSQNDDFIVAHEPEEPDYRTEKIPHAAAIMAGVVGFVAVPWGTVGSALAGMTGVGAFEAMTALSLPIMVTALAGVVAMVATGVLKPTEIYDAVEWDVIFLLAGIIPLGIALEQTGGADLLGTLVASTGTYLPAIGVLWVFYLATGLITGVISNNASVVLMLPVAVETAQQIGANAFAFVLAVTFAASTAFLTPVGYQTNLFVYGPGGYKFMDFVRVGAPLQLLLSVVTVFGIAFFWGLT; this comes from the coding sequence ATGCTGGTCGTATTCGGAATCATCGTCATCGCACTCGTCCTCTTCATCACCGAATGGCTGCCAATCGACGTGACGGCCATCCTCATCATGGTGTTGTTGATGGTGCTCGGGGTTGACGGCGTAGTGAACTTCACAGAAATATCGACCGAAGAGGGGACCTCCGGCTTCTCGAACTCGGCGACGATCACCGTGCTGGCGATGCTCATTCTCAGCTCGGGAATCAGCCAGACGGGTGTCGTCCAGATCATCGGTCGCAAGATGTCGGCGTTCGCGGGCGACGACCTGAACAAACAGCTGCTCGCGACGATCGGCGTCAGCGGCCCGATCTCCGGCTTCATCAACAACACGCCGGTCGTCGCCATCCTCGTGCCCGTCATCTCGGACATCGCCCACAAGGGGAAGACGTCACCGTCGAAACTCCTGATCCCGCTCTCCTACGCCTCGATGTTCGGCGGGATGCTCACCCTCATCGGCACCTCGACGAACATCCTCGCGAGCGACGTCTCCGGGCGACTCCTCGGCCAGCCGTTCTCGATGTTCGAGTTCACCAAGCTCGGGATCGTCGTCCTCGTCGTCGGGAGCCTCTATCTCATGACTATCGGCCACCGACTGCTGCCCGAACGCGTCCCCGTCGAGGAGGACTACATTCAGGAGTACGCGATCGAGGAGTACCTGACCGAAGTAGTGGTCGACGAGGGCTCCCCGATCGTCGGGACGACGGTCAAAGACGCCATCGATCACGTCGAATTCGACGCCGACATCCTCCAGGTCGTCCGCGACGGCGACGAGTTCATCGAACCGATCAGTCAGAAGACGATCCGAGAGGGGGACCTGCTGCGACTTCGCGCCGATCGCGACACCGTCCAGCAGTTCGTCGATCGGGGTACCCTTTCGCTCGCGGGCAATCCGGAAACCGTAGACGAACTCGAGCCGGACGACATCTCCGAGCGAACCCTCGTCGAGATCGTCGTCCCGCGGGGGTCGTTCCTCGTCGGCGAATCGCTCGAGACGTCGACGTTTCGCCAGCGCTACGACGCGACGGTGCTGGCGTTCCGGAGCCGCGGCGAGACGGTCCGGGATCACATGGACGAGCGCCGGATTCGCGTGGGCGACACGCTGTTAGTCCAGGCGGCGCCGGACAGTATCGACCGCCTCTCGCAGAACGACGATTTCATCGTCGCACACGAGCCCGAGGAGCCCGATTACCGTACGGAGAAGATCCCCCACGCGGCGGCGATCATGGCCGGCGTCGTCGGGTTCGTCGCAGTCCCGTGGGGGACGGTCGGCTCCGCCCTCGCAGGTATGACGGGGGTCGGCGCGTTCGAGGCGATGACGGCGCTTTCCCTACCGATCATGGTCACCGCCCTCGCGGGCGTCGTCGCGATGGTCGCGACAGGCGTCCTCAAGCCGACCGAGATCTACGACGCCGTCGAGTGGGACGTGATCTTCCTGCTGGCCGGCATCATCCCGCTGGGAATCGCCCTCGAGCAGACCGGCGGTGCGGATCTCCTGGGCACGCTCGTCGCCTCGACCGGCACCTATCTTCCCGCAATCGGCGTGCTGTGGGTGTTTTACCTCGCGACGGGACTCATCACGGGCGTCATCTCCAACAACGCGAGCGTCGTGTTGATGCTCCCGGTCGCCGTCGAGACTGCCCAGCAGATCGGCGCGAACGCCTTCGCGTTCGTGCTCGCGGTGACCTTCGCGGCCTCCACCGCGTTCCTCACGCCCGTCGGCTACCAGACGAACCTGTTCGTCTACGGCCCCGGTGGGTACAAATTCATGGACTTCGTCCGGGTCGGCGCACCGCTCCAGTTGTTACTCTCCGTCGTCACCGTCTTCGGGATCGCGTTCTTCTGGGGCCTGACGTAG
- a CDS encoding thiamine ABC transporter substrate-binding protein, translating to MKRRTFVGAVGGSAVAGFAGCLTRDGENDQGNGNGTGTGDPEPEDPDLEGELRVATYESMVDGEDPAGPWLKEAFEEAYSDAELTWTVPNNGINDYIDREQQGADIDADVYLGANVDDLVRVDDNLDDGGLLRDLNVDRIDRADRIRDGLDMGDPHGRVLAYDTGYICLVYDENVVDEPETLDDLTVPAYEDALLAQNAQQSDPGQAFLLWTIDAYGEDGYLDYWQGLMDNGIRVLNDWSESYTGAYMEGDRPMVVSYSTDQVFANQYDYDMSRHQIAFPNDQGYANPEGMGIFEGASEVDLAYEFLDFALSSDAQAQIAQRNVQFPAVAAEHVDLDEEFDRYAHVPPEAVTIGYEELRGSLDGWIENWAREFASQ from the coding sequence GCTGTCTGACGCGCGACGGGGAGAACGACCAGGGGAACGGGAACGGAACCGGAACCGGAGATCCGGAGCCGGAGGACCCGGATCTCGAGGGGGAGCTTCGGGTCGCGACCTACGAATCGATGGTCGACGGCGAGGACCCGGCCGGGCCGTGGCTCAAGGAGGCGTTCGAGGAAGCGTACTCCGACGCGGAACTGACGTGGACGGTTCCGAACAACGGGATCAACGACTACATCGATCGCGAACAACAAGGCGCCGATATCGACGCCGACGTCTATCTCGGGGCCAACGTCGACGACCTCGTCAGAGTCGACGACAATCTCGACGACGGCGGTCTCCTTCGGGACCTCAACGTCGATCGGATCGATCGGGCCGACCGGATCCGGGACGGACTCGACATGGGCGACCCGCATGGCCGGGTACTCGCCTACGACACGGGCTACATCTGTCTCGTCTACGACGAGAACGTCGTCGACGAGCCCGAGACGCTCGACGATCTCACCGTACCGGCCTACGAGGACGCCCTGCTCGCCCAGAACGCCCAGCAGTCCGACCCCGGCCAGGCGTTCTTGCTGTGGACGATCGACGCCTACGGCGAGGACGGATACCTCGACTACTGGCAGGGACTCATGGACAACGGGATCCGGGTTCTCAACGACTGGAGCGAGTCGTACACCGGTGCGTACATGGAGGGGGATCGGCCGATGGTCGTCTCGTACTCGACCGATCAGGTGTTCGCCAACCAGTACGACTACGATATGAGTCGCCACCAGATCGCCTTCCCGAACGATCAGGGGTACGCCAACCCCGAGGGAATGGGGATCTTCGAGGGAGCGAGCGAGGTCGATCTCGCGTACGAATTCCTCGACTTCGCTCTCTCGAGCGATGCGCAGGCCCAGATCGCCCAGCGAAACGTCCAGTTCCCGGCCGTCGCCGCGGAACACGTCGATCTCGACGAGGAGTTCGACCGGTACGCACACGTCCCGCCGGAGGCGGTGACGATCGGCTACGAGGAGCTTCGGGGCAGCCTCGACGGCTGGATCGAAAACTGGGCGCGCGAGTTCGCCAGCCAGTAG
- a CDS encoding ABC transporter ATP-binding protein: MTGLSLEGVSKVYGGTGVTDGPDRGTVALEDVDIAVRDGEFFTLVGPSGCGKTTTLRAIAGFEEPTEGAVRFDGRGMTGVPPEERDVGVVFQSYALFPHMTVAENVGYGLRFRDPPDGTTVDERVAELLELVDLEGMDDRDPEQLSGGQQQRVALARALAPAPDLLLLDEPMSALDAQLRESLRRQIKRIQSELGITTVYVTHDQAEALAISDRLAVMNGGRVEQIGRPQEIYREPATRFVAEFVGDNNVFDAPVRSRDGEYGRVEVGGETFTVPVVDGTDRLTFCVRPGGLSRSADRNRLTVRVETSEFLGETVRVNGRWNDRKIVLRLDEIPEGDELTVGFEPDDAHVVAPR, encoded by the coding sequence GTGACCGGACTCAGTCTCGAGGGCGTGTCGAAGGTCTATGGCGGAACTGGCGTGACGGACGGTCCGGATCGCGGGACGGTCGCACTGGAGGACGTCGACATCGCGGTTCGCGACGGGGAGTTCTTCACCCTCGTCGGTCCCTCGGGCTGCGGAAAGACGACGACCCTCCGAGCGATCGCCGGCTTCGAAGAGCCGACCGAGGGGGCCGTCCGGTTCGACGGTCGAGGGATGACCGGCGTCCCGCCCGAGGAACGGGACGTCGGCGTCGTCTTCCAGAGCTACGCGCTGTTCCCCCACATGACCGTCGCCGAAAACGTCGGCTACGGCCTCCGCTTTCGGGACCCGCCCGACGGGACGACCGTGGACGAACGCGTCGCCGAGTTGCTCGAACTGGTCGATCTCGAGGGAATGGACGATCGCGACCCCGAGCAGCTCTCGGGCGGCCAGCAACAGCGGGTTGCACTGGCTCGAGCGCTCGCGCCGGCACCGGACCTCCTCTTGCTCGACGAGCCGATGAGCGCGCTGGACGCGCAGCTCCGGGAATCGCTGCGCCGACAAATAAAGCGGATTCAGTCGGAGCTCGGGATCACGACCGTCTACGTCACGCACGATCAGGCGGAGGCGCTGGCGATATCCGATCGGCTCGCAGTTATGAACGGCGGCCGCGTCGAACAGATCGGACGGCCACAGGAGATCTATCGCGAACCCGCGACGCGATTCGTCGCCGAGTTCGTCGGCGACAACAACGTCTTCGACGCCCCGGTTCGGAGTCGTGACGGCGAGTACGGACGCGTGGAAGTCGGCGGTGAGACGTTCACCGTGCCGGTGGTCGACGGAACCGATCGGCTCACCTTCTGCGTGCGGCCGGGCGGGCTCTCACGATCCGCCGACCGCAACCGGCTGACGGTCCGCGTCGAGACCAGCGAGTTCCTCGGCGAGACGGTCCGCGTCAACGGCCGCTGGAACGACAGGAAAATCGTGCTCCGGCTCGACGAGATCCCGGAGGGCGACGAACTGACGGTCGGCTTCGAACCCGACGACGCGCACGTCGTCGCCCCTCGATAG
- a CDS encoding ABC transporter permease: MSRPDWSVRVAGLRQRSTAVRRWLEHHALSLTALATAGVLAVMLYLPVGVVFVNAAFDDGVATFAFFREVLTDPFYFGVLADVFAEPLAVRTHLESLLGWLAAVSVSVSLEYPIPGVPLPIPWPSLETPGIRKGLFGFTAYQAALSTVASVALGLSAAYILANYEFRGRRTLRSLTILPFVLPGIMVAVGFYAMFGRTGTLNQLLGIAGVGPYPFIEWNPLAIVIVAHAFYNAPLVARVTVAAWESVDVRTVETARSLGASPRRAFRDVVVPQLLPAVLTGALLTFIFTFMTFPIVLALGGLQLATVEVWIYDRVRRLAYSEAATLAVLETILSLGLTYAYLRYESAQSGLARGATSPSRTPLFPDLRTALSPRRLAIVGYGLVTLIVFVGPMASLVVGGVTDGSGFTTRHYAFLLERQLEGADYQTLPWIAIRNSLLFGLATLAVAVPMGIVVSVVTVRADRGGAIVDTLAMLPLAVSGVVFGIGLLQGLVFGIPLPGGWRIQVTGAVAIVAAHAVAAYPFVTRNVSPLLANLDPAMVESARALGASRYRALRDVELPLVASGVVAGTAFAFAISIGEFSSTVILASGGDTYTMPVAVERYLGRRSGPAIAMGTVLLVITAASFVVVDRVGGRFER, encoded by the coding sequence GTGTCTCGACCGGACTGGTCCGTGCGGGTGGCGGGGCTTCGACAGCGGTCCACAGCCGTTCGCCGCTGGCTCGAGCACCACGCCCTCTCCCTGACGGCGCTCGCGACGGCCGGCGTCCTCGCCGTCATGCTCTACCTGCCGGTCGGGGTCGTCTTCGTCAACGCCGCCTTCGACGACGGCGTCGCGACGTTCGCGTTCTTCCGCGAGGTACTCACCGACCCGTTCTACTTCGGTGTCCTCGCGGACGTCTTCGCGGAGCCGCTGGCAGTCCGGACGCACCTCGAGTCGCTGCTCGGCTGGCTCGCGGCCGTCTCCGTCTCGGTTTCCCTCGAGTACCCGATCCCCGGCGTTCCGTTACCGATACCGTGGCCGAGCCTCGAGACGCCGGGGATTCGGAAGGGGCTGTTCGGCTTTACGGCGTATCAGGCCGCCCTCTCGACGGTTGCGAGCGTCGCTCTGGGGCTGTCCGCCGCGTATATCCTCGCGAACTACGAATTCCGGGGTCGGCGGACGCTGCGTTCGCTGACGATCCTCCCGTTCGTCTTGCCGGGAATCATGGTCGCCGTGGGGTTCTACGCGATGTTCGGTCGGACGGGAACGCTCAACCAGTTACTCGGAATCGCCGGAGTCGGACCGTATCCGTTCATCGAGTGGAACCCGCTCGCGATCGTAATCGTCGCCCACGCGTTCTACAACGCCCCGCTGGTGGCTCGCGTCACCGTGGCCGCCTGGGAGTCCGTCGACGTTCGAACCGTCGAAACCGCTCGCAGCCTCGGCGCGAGCCCGCGTCGTGCGTTCCGGGACGTGGTCGTTCCACAGCTCCTGCCGGCCGTCCTGACGGGCGCACTGCTGACCTTCATCTTCACGTTCATGACGTTCCCGATCGTGCTCGCGCTGGGCGGCCTGCAGCTCGCGACCGTCGAGGTATGGATCTACGACCGCGTCCGTCGGCTGGCGTACTCTGAGGCCGCGACGCTCGCCGTCCTCGAGACGATCCTCTCGCTGGGGTTGACCTACGCCTACCTTCGGTACGAATCCGCGCAGTCGGGACTGGCTCGAGGGGCGACCTCACCGTCCCGGACGCCGCTCTTTCCCGACCTCCGGACGGCGTTGTCGCCCCGTCGACTGGCGATCGTCGGCTACGGGCTCGTAACCCTGATCGTCTTCGTCGGCCCGATGGCGAGCCTCGTCGTCGGCGGCGTGACGGACGGAAGCGGGTTCACGACGCGTCACTACGCCTTCCTGCTCGAGCGCCAGCTCGAGGGGGCGGATTACCAGACCCTGCCGTGGATCGCGATCCGGAACTCGCTGCTGTTCGGACTCGCGACGCTGGCCGTCGCCGTCCCGATGGGCATCGTCGTCTCGGTCGTGACGGTTCGCGCCGATCGCGGTGGAGCGATCGTCGACACGCTCGCGATGTTGCCGCTCGCGGTCAGCGGGGTCGTCTTCGGCATCGGCCTCCTGCAGGGACTCGTCTTCGGAATTCCGCTACCCGGCGGCTGGCGGATTCAGGTGACGGGCGCGGTCGCGATCGTCGCCGCCCACGCCGTCGCCGCCTACCCCTTCGTCACGCGCAACGTCTCGCCCCTGCTCGCGAACCTCGATCCGGCGATGGTCGAGTCCGCTCGAGCGCTCGGCGCATCCCGGTACCGCGCGCTTCGGGACGTGGAACTCCCGCTGGTAGCCAGCGGCGTCGTCGCCGGGACCGCCTTCGCGTTCGCCATCTCGATCGGCGAGTTCTCTTCGACGGTGATTTTGGCCAGCGGCGGCGACACCTACACCATGCCCGTCGCCGTCGAGCGCTATCTCGGCCGCCGCTCCGGCCCCGCTATCGCCATGGGTACCGTGTTGCTGGTGATCACGGCCGCGAGCTTCGTCGTCGTCGACCGCGTCGGCGGGAGGTTCGAACGGTGA